One Paenibacillus sp. SYP-B4298 genomic window, TATATTCTTGAAGCGGCCAACTACATGTTCCCCGAGCTGAACCTGACGGCGAAGGATGTGGAGTCGAGCTGGGCAGGCTTGCGGCCATTGATCTATCAGGAGGGCAAGTCGCCATCGGAGATTTCCCGGCGCGACGAGGTTCTGCGCTCTGAATCGGGCATGTTCACCATTGCCGGGGGCAAGCTGACGGGCTACCGCAAGATGGCGGAGCACGTCACCGATATGCTGCAGCGCGAGCTGGAGGCTGAGGGAGCCGGCTCTTATCGGAGCTGTGTCACCAAGAAGCTGCCGATCGCCGGTGGCGAGACAGGCGGCTCGGAGGGCTTCGAGCGGCTGCTGCGGGAGCAGATTCAAGCAGGCAACGCGCTCGGCTTGGATGCGGCAACTGCCGAGCAGTTGACCCGGCGCTATGGGGCGAATGTGCCCGTTGTGTACGGCCTGATCGGCGAGGCGCGGCAGGAGGCGGCAGACAGCAGGCTGCCAGCCGAGGTGTATGCCGCTCTGGAATACGCGCTGCGCCATGAGATGGCGACGAAGCCGGTGGACTTCTTCATCCGCCGCACCGGCGCACTGTTCTTCGATATTGAGTGGGTAAGGCGCTATAAGGATGCGGTCATTGCGCATATGGCATCGAGGTTGAGCTACACGCCTGAGCAGCTTGCCAGCTATACCGCTGAGCTGGAGCAGCAGTTAACGGAGGCAGTTACGCCCGCGCCGGACAGTGCTGACCGCTAATAGCATCGGCTGGCGCAAGGTTCAGCTTGCGTAAGGATCGGCGTCACTTGTAATCAGGTGGCGGCGCCCTGTGCTGCACCCGATGAATATCGGGAGCAGCATGTAGTTTTCATTAGGAATATGCACAATGTTGCTTCCAAGCATAAACTGAGCATAGGATATAGATGGCAACCATCGCAGGCTGCGTCGTAGATACGCCCCCACCAGTAGTGACAGGCTTGGGGGCGCATGCGGCACAGCCGTTTTCTTTTTCCAGGTGAATTTGAAGCAAAACTGCTGCAATTCCCTTATAATGAAGTCTATATGGTGATTTGGCCTGCTGGGGCAGGGAGCGGAGTGTGGCAGGATGCTGCTGGCCATATAACTTCGCGCCGACCTGCGGCGGGTTATACCTTTAGATGACCCTTGGGGGGGAACAGGATGTATCCGATCGTTGATCTAGTGGAGCATCAGGTGATTGCGGCTGTGGAGAAGGAGGATGGGCTGGAGGAAGCGCTGCAGAGCAGGTGCAACGTTATTTTTCTCCTATGCGGTACGATCTTCACGGTGCAAGCGTTGGTGGAGCGAATCAAGCAGGCGGGCAAGCATGTATTTGTCCATATGGAGTTTGTGGAGGGCATTGCGGCTGACCGCAGCGGCGTGACCTATATAGCGCACACGGTGCGGCCAACAGGTATCATCTCAACCAAAAGCGCTGTTATCCGGCTCGCCAGGGAGCAGGGACTGATGACGATTCAGCGCATCTTCCTGATCGATCGCAGTGCACTTGAGCGCGGGGTGAAGAGCGCGGAGACGAGCAAGCCGGATGCGATCGAAGCGATGCCGGGCATTATGCCACGAATTATTGGTGAGCTGACGCAGATGACCGAGCTGCCGATTGTTGCCGGTGGTCTGATCAGTACAGGGAGAGAGATCGATGACACGCTCCAGGCCGGGGCGCTCGCTGTATCGGCAGGCAGCCCGGTGCTGTGGAA contains:
- a CDS encoding glycerol-3-phosphate responsive antiterminator, whose translation is MYPIVDLVEHQVIAAVEKEDGLEEALQSRCNVIFLLCGTIFTVQALVERIKQAGKHVFVHMEFVEGIAADRSGVTYIAHTVRPTGIISTKSAVIRLAREQGLMTIQRIFLIDRSALERGVKSAETSKPDAIEAMPGIMPRIIGELTQMTELPIVAGGLISTGREIDDTLQAGALAVSAGSPVLWNHEVKAAAVYEEDGR